The genome window GCTCTCGATCTTCTCTTCCATGGTCTGCGCACGGTCGGTTCGCGTACCCAGGCGAATGGTCGTGGAAATCCGCGGAGCGCCCATTTCGTGCACGGTCTCGTGGCATTGCTTCACGGCCTCGAAAACCTCTTCCCACTCTCCTTCGATGTTGGTCCCGTAAGCGTGCATGAACGTCTTCAGCCCCGCTTTCTTCAGCACCCGTTCACAGGCCGTAACGTACGCTGAAACCGATACCCCGACCCCGATGGGCACCACGCACAGATCGACAATGACTTTCATGGCGTCCTCTCCCTGGTTCACTTCACCCTCGGTTCACTTCACCCGTGGTTCAAGGATCTCCCTGAGCCGTGCGGCCACCAGGACATCCTCGCCGGGCTCCATCATATAGGGCATGATGGACAGGCCGTCGCCCCCGCCCATCTCGACGCGAGGTTCGCCTTCGGACAACAGACGCACGACCTGGTCCGGATCGATGCCGATTTCCGAGGTCTCCCAGTTCATGTGCAAGACCGGTGCGACGTTGGACCGGCCCGGTTGCCGGATCGACGTCCGCATGGACGGAAGCGCTCCGACCGCATCGATCACGGTCTGGAGATATACCTCCCATTCCTTCCATTCCGCTTCGTGATCTCTTTGTACCCACTGCTCCACGGCGGCCAGCAGCCCCATGATCTCCTCTTTCCCCGCCTTCATTGGACGTGCGATGGAATGATGCGGGGCACCGTTCATGAAAGCCGCCCACAGCAGGTCGCGCCGGCCGAGGACCAGTCCGGAGGTCTGGGGCCCCCGGAGGCACTTCCCGCCGCTGTAGGCCACGGCGTCCACGCCGTCCGCCAGGTACGGATTGGGCACATCCGGACGTTCGGCGGCCGCGTCCACGAAGACGGGAATGCCCTGGCCATGGGCGATGTCGACGATCTCGGCCACGGTCATTACGCCGTCGCCCGCGCGGTCGCCGAACAGGGCGACCATGGCGGTGCGTTCGTTGAAGGCGGCCCGGAGACTATCCGGGTCGTCGTCCGTTTCGACGAGTGTGATTCCCACCATCCTGATCGCGTGGTCGTAGACATGGCGGTGGGTCCTGAGCGTGATGACCTCGT of Gemmatimonadota bacterium contains these proteins:
- a CDS encoding MTH1187 family thiamine-binding protein gives rise to the protein MKVIVDLCVVPIGVGVSVSAYVTACERVLKKAGLKTFMHAYGTNIEGEWEEVFEAVKQCHETVHEMGAPRISTTIRLGTRTDRAQTMEEKIESVERKLRDETSTASSRPVR
- a CDS encoding aminotransferase class V-fold PLP-dependent enzyme produces the protein MPAPEYPTYESVSVRPLINCKGTLTMYSGSVMLPEVRRAMAEASRKYVHIEELMEGVGRRIAEVMQAEFGLVTNGCAAALCQVTAACVAGTDPDRIARLPDTTGMKNEVITLRTHRHVYDHAIRMVGITLVETDDDPDSLRAAFNERTAMVALFGDRAGDGVMTVAEIVDIAHGQGIPVFVDAAAERPDVPNPYLADGVDAVAYSGGKCLRGPQTSGLVLGRRDLLWAAFMNGAPHHSIARPMKAGKEEIMGLLAAVEQWVQRDHEAEWKEWEVYLQTVIDAVGALPSMRTSIRQPGRSNVAPVLHMNWETSEIGIDPDQVVRLLSEGEPRVEMGGGDGLSIMPYMMEPGEDVLVAARLREILEPRVK